The Allocatelliglobosispora scoriae genome contains a region encoding:
- a CDS encoding ABC transporter permease subunit has protein sequence MNLIKAELSRLASRRFVQILTALLFVVFAITTAVTVASTHQPTAYEWQQAQEGARQQREYLTTWQSQCLAAQKPETPNEIREQFPQDPNRCYVDVDKIKVEDFLYDALVFRRVIFVLIGFLAAYLALFGFLIGATFIGAEMSSGGLTNLLLWRPQRLRVLGAKLAVLLGAVGVFSVLFTLLYVGTFWTLGQTNGFPGVIEDGFWGRLSLMCLRGIALALIATAISFSIAVIGRHTAASLGVLTAYAVVWEGGARIVMEVLNTRSQDPWFLSSYVIAWMAEKYTYYRGFCADDGFGGGSSCDGVITWPTSLAVFGVILAVLAGGAFLHFRRRDIA, from the coding sequence GTGAACCTCATCAAGGCCGAGCTGAGCCGCCTCGCCTCGCGGCGGTTCGTGCAGATCCTCACCGCGCTGCTCTTCGTCGTCTTCGCGATCACCACCGCCGTGACCGTCGCCAGCACCCACCAGCCCACCGCCTATGAGTGGCAGCAGGCTCAGGAGGGTGCGCGCCAGCAGCGCGAATACCTCACGACCTGGCAGAGCCAGTGCCTCGCGGCGCAGAAGCCCGAGACGCCGAACGAGATCCGCGAGCAGTTCCCGCAGGATCCCAACCGCTGCTACGTCGATGTCGACAAGATCAAGGTCGAGGACTTCCTCTACGACGCGCTCGTCTTCCGCCGGGTCATCTTCGTCCTGATCGGGTTCCTCGCCGCTTACCTGGCGCTGTTCGGCTTCCTCATCGGCGCCACCTTCATCGGCGCGGAGATGTCCAGCGGCGGGCTCACCAACCTGCTGCTGTGGCGACCGCAGCGATTGCGCGTCCTCGGCGCGAAGCTGGCGGTCCTGCTCGGCGCCGTCGGGGTCTTCTCGGTGCTGTTCACCCTGCTCTACGTGGGGACGTTCTGGACGCTCGGGCAGACCAACGGCTTCCCGGGCGTCATCGAGGACGGGTTCTGGGGCCGGCTGAGTCTGATGTGCCTGCGCGGGATCGCACTGGCGCTGATCGCCACCGCGATCTCCTTCTCCATCGCGGTGATCGGCCGGCACACCGCCGCGTCGCTGGGGGTGCTCACGGCGTACGCGGTGGTCTGGGAGGGGGGCGCCCGCATCGTCATGGAGGTGCTGAACACCCGCTCGCAGGACCCGTGGTTCCTCAGCAGCTACGTGATCGCCTGGATGGCCGAGAAGTACACCTACTACCGGGGATTCTGCGCCGACGACGGCTTCGGCGGCGGCAGCAGCTGCGACGGCGTGATCACCTGGCCAACCTCGCTGGCTGTCTTCGGGGTGATCCTGGCCGTCCTGGCGGGTGGGGCTTTCCTCCACTTCCGCCGCCGCGACATCGCCTGA
- the pta gene encoding phosphate acetyltransferase codes for MARSVYLTGLEAGGGKSTIALGVAELFSRRVRRVGVFRPFSRGPVDPIVELLRQRYGIAPEAAGTALRYAEAWELVARGRTEQLVQSVVERFHEIERHCDAVVVIGTDFGEADGGRMGERHETSFADELAFNLRLAGDLGAPVLPIVDGQGSTDLESAIRSAYQSVGDHPIVAIIANRVSDEQRASVPAFVESTPVYGVPLVLSVSAPTVGEVAAALGARPLLGSSPKALDRDVLNAVVGAAMVPNFLDHISDGCLVVTPGDRADLIVASMAAHSSGLASIAGLVLTLGIEPDPRVVELLGRFRAELTVLSVETDSYDTVAALTGLEGQLTADSPRKVDAALNAFESNVDVPELTARLDVTRSDRITPLMFEYELIERARGELRHIVLPEGTEERVLRAADQLLRRGVCELTLLGPVEVIAERIRDLGLDLADAKLVDPTSSSWRREFAATYAKLRSHRGVTLDAAFDTVGDVNYFGTLMVHSGRADAMVSGCVHPTADTIRPAFEIIKTAPGVSIASSVFFMCLADRVLVYGDCAINPDPDPEQLADIAISSAETAARFGVEPRVAMLSYSTGGSGAGADVDKVAAATKLVRERRPDLPVEGPIQYDAAVDPDVAATKLPGSVVAGHATVLIFPDLNTGNNTYKAVQRSAGAVAIGPVMQGLRKPVNDLSRGATVRDIVSTVAITAIQAAAS; via the coding sequence GTGGCACGCAGCGTTTACCTCACCGGCCTGGAGGCAGGCGGCGGCAAGTCGACCATCGCGCTGGGCGTGGCGGAGCTCTTCTCCCGGCGGGTTCGCCGGGTCGGGGTCTTCCGCCCGTTCAGCCGGGGACCCGTCGATCCCATCGTCGAGCTGCTGCGGCAGCGTTATGGCATCGCACCGGAGGCGGCCGGGACGGCACTGCGCTACGCCGAGGCGTGGGAGCTCGTCGCCCGGGGCCGCACCGAGCAGCTCGTGCAGTCCGTGGTCGAGCGGTTCCACGAGATCGAGCGGCACTGCGACGCGGTCGTGGTGATCGGGACCGACTTCGGCGAGGCCGACGGCGGGCGGATGGGCGAGCGGCACGAGACCTCCTTCGCCGACGAGCTCGCCTTCAACCTGCGGCTCGCGGGCGACCTCGGCGCACCGGTGCTGCCGATCGTCGACGGGCAGGGCTCGACCGATCTGGAGTCGGCGATCCGCTCGGCCTACCAGAGCGTGGGGGACCACCCGATCGTCGCGATCATCGCGAACCGGGTCTCGGACGAGCAGCGGGCCTCCGTCCCCGCGTTCGTCGAGTCGACGCCGGTGTACGGCGTACCCCTCGTGCTCTCGGTTTCGGCCCCGACGGTGGGTGAGGTGGCCGCGGCGCTGGGGGCCCGCCCGCTGCTCGGCTCCTCGCCGAAGGCGCTGGACCGCGACGTGCTCAACGCGGTGGTCGGTGCGGCGATGGTGCCCAACTTCCTGGACCACATCTCCGACGGTTGCCTGGTGGTCACGCCGGGGGACCGGGCCGACCTCATCGTCGCGTCGATGGCCGCGCACTCGTCGGGGCTCGCCTCGATCGCCGGTCTCGTGCTGACGCTGGGGATCGAGCCCGATCCGCGCGTCGTCGAGCTGCTGGGCCGCTTCCGGGCGGAGCTGACCGTGCTCTCGGTGGAGACCGACAGCTATGACACGGTGGCCGCGCTGACCGGCCTGGAGGGCCAGCTGACGGCCGACAGCCCGCGCAAGGTCGACGCGGCCCTCAACGCCTTCGAGTCCAACGTGGACGTTCCTGAGCTGACCGCACGCCTCGACGTGACGCGCTCGGACCGGATCACGCCGCTGATGTTCGAATACGAACTGATCGAGCGGGCCCGGGGCGAGCTGCGCCACATCGTGCTGCCGGAGGGGACCGAGGAGCGGGTGCTGCGCGCCGCCGACCAGCTCCTGCGGCGCGGCGTCTGCGAGCTGACCCTGCTCGGCCCGGTCGAGGTGATCGCCGAACGCATCCGTGACCTGGGACTCGACCTCGCCGACGCGAAGCTCGTCGACCCGACCTCGTCGTCGTGGCGGCGCGAGTTCGCGGCGACCTATGCCAAGCTGCGCTCGCACCGGGGCGTCACGCTCGACGCGGCCTTCGACACGGTCGGCGACGTCAACTACTTCGGCACGCTGATGGTCCACAGTGGCCGGGCCGACGCGATGGTCTCCGGCTGCGTGCACCCGACCGCCGACACGATCCGGCCCGCCTTCGAGATCATCAAGACCGCGCCGGGCGTCTCGATCGCCTCCAGCGTCTTCTTCATGTGCCTCGCCGACCGGGTGCTCGTCTACGGCGACTGCGCGATCAACCCGGACCCCGACCCGGAGCAGCTCGCCGACATCGCCATCTCGTCGGCCGAGACGGCGGCCCGCTTCGGCGTGGAGCCGCGGGTCGCGATGCTCTCCTACTCCACCGGCGGGTCCGGGGCCGGAGCCGATGTCGACAAGGTCGCCGCCGCGACGAAGCTGGTCCGGGAGCGGCGGCCTGACCTGCCGGTCGAGGGACCGATCCAGTACGACGCGGCGGTCGACCCCGATGTCGCCGCGACGAAGCTGCCGGGCAGCGTGGTCGCCGGGCACGCGACGGTGCTGATCTTCCCGGATCTCAACACGGGCAACAACACCTACAAGGCGGTGCAGCGGTCGGCGGGGGCGGTCGCGATCGGCCCCGTCATGCAGGGCCTGCGCAAACCCGTCAACGACCTCTCCCGGGGAGCCACCGTGCGCGACATCGTCTCCACCGTCGCGATCACCGCGATCCAGGCGGCCGCGTCGTGA
- a CDS encoding DUF402 domain-containing protein — protein sequence MRRFERGETVIRREIMRGEVWFAAPHICVQDTDDLIVTYLPGGAEFGFPQHGSFPVGRHPWEGAGHTRWSGHGALHLHFPGVDHAIFIFWHGDQREWAGWYFNLQDAPRRTELGFDTLDHELDLWWAAGEPTWEWKDVDKFAATGPDRYPGRMAEIQAEGDRIAGLLDAGERWWDEGWKDWRPDPAWSVPTLPAAWADIPWTTR from the coding sequence ATGCGGCGGTTCGAGCGCGGCGAGACGGTGATCCGGCGGGAGATCATGCGCGGCGAGGTGTGGTTCGCCGCACCGCACATCTGCGTGCAGGACACGGACGACCTGATCGTGACCTACCTGCCCGGCGGGGCCGAGTTCGGTTTCCCGCAGCACGGTTCCTTCCCGGTCGGCCGCCACCCGTGGGAGGGGGCCGGGCACACCCGGTGGTCCGGTCACGGAGCGCTGCACCTGCACTTCCCCGGTGTCGATCACGCGATCTTCATCTTCTGGCACGGTGACCAGCGGGAATGGGCGGGATGGTATTTCAACCTGCAGGACGCGCCCCGGCGTACCGAGCTGGGTTTCGACACCCTCGACCACGAGCTGGACCTGTGGTGGGCCGCGGGCGAGCCGACCTGGGAGTGGAAGGACGTCGACAAGTTCGCCGCGACCGGCCCCGATCGCTACCCGGGCCGGATGGCGGAGATCCAGGCCGAGGGCGACCGCATCGCCGGGCTGCTCGACGCGGGCGAGCGCTGGTGGGACGAGGGCTGGAAGGACTGGCGGCCCGACCCTGCCTGGTCCGTCCCGACCCTCCCCGCCGCCTGGGCCGACATCCCCTGGACCACCCGCTGA
- a CDS encoding acetate/propionate family kinase, whose translation MTARVLVLNCGSSSVKYRLFSGERTVASGLVEKIGEAGSEVTDHAAALRHVMSTLDLGQLTAVGHRVVHGGKRFSEPTLIDDDVIAAVRALTPLAPLHNPANLAGIEVARELLPGVPQVAIFDTAFHRTLPDFAATYAIDAAVAEEFGIHRYGFHGTSHAYVARRTGEVVGRPAADLNVITLHLGNGASACAVTGGRSVATSMGLSPLPGLVMGTRSGDIDPSIVFHLVRVAGMTLDEVDDLLNKRSGLLGLSGANDMREVIARCEAGDPAAMLAFEVYCQRIKSTVGAYYAQLGRVDAITFTAGVGENSAPVRAAALAGLGRLGITVDPAANDAAERGERIISPPGAEVAVCVIPTEEELEIATQSLACLDRG comes from the coding sequence GTGACCGCCCGCGTACTCGTCCTCAACTGCGGCTCCTCCTCCGTGAAGTACCGCCTCTTCAGCGGCGAGCGGACGGTCGCGTCGGGGCTGGTGGAGAAGATCGGCGAGGCCGGGTCCGAGGTCACCGACCATGCCGCGGCCCTTCGCCACGTGATGTCCACCCTCGACCTCGGGCAGCTCACGGCAGTCGGTCACCGGGTGGTCCACGGGGGGAAGCGGTTCAGCGAGCCCACGTTGATCGACGACGACGTGATCGCGGCGGTGCGCGCGCTGACCCCGCTGGCACCGCTGCACAATCCGGCCAACCTCGCCGGCATCGAGGTCGCCCGGGAGCTGCTGCCGGGGGTGCCGCAGGTGGCGATCTTCGACACGGCCTTCCACCGGACCCTGCCGGACTTCGCCGCCACCTACGCCATCGATGCGGCGGTCGCCGAGGAGTTCGGCATCCACCGCTACGGGTTTCACGGGACATCGCATGCTTACGTCGCCCGGCGTACCGGCGAGGTGGTGGGGCGACCGGCCGCGGACCTGAACGTGATCACCCTGCATCTCGGCAACGGCGCCTCGGCCTGTGCCGTGACCGGCGGTCGCAGCGTCGCCACCTCGATGGGGCTCTCGCCGCTTCCCGGGCTCGTGATGGGCACCCGCAGCGGCGACATCGACCCCTCGATCGTGTTCCACCTGGTCCGGGTGGCCGGGATGACGCTGGACGAGGTCGACGACCTGCTCAACAAGCGCAGCGGCCTGCTCGGGCTCAGCGGCGCCAACGACATGCGCGAGGTGATCGCCCGATGCGAGGCGGGTGACCCGGCGGCGATGCTCGCCTTCGAGGTCTACTGCCAGCGGATCAAGTCGACCGTGGGCGCCTACTACGCCCAGCTCGGCCGGGTCGACGCGATCACCTTCACCGCCGGGGTGGGGGAGAATTCGGCACCGGTGCGGGCGGCGGCGCTCGCCGGTCTCGGCCGGCTCGGCATCACCGTCGACCCCGCCGCCAACGACGCGGCCGAGCGCGGCGAGCGGATCATCTCGCCGCCGGGAGCCGAGGTCGCGGTCTGCGTGATCCCGACCGAGGAGGAGCTGGAGATCGCCACTCAGTCCCTGGCTTGCCTCGATAGGGGATGA
- a CDS encoding ribokinase, giving the protein MKIVVVGSTNLDLVATTPALPRPGETVLGHRFSTVPGGKGANQAIAAARAGADALFLGAVGDDPFADQLRANLAEAGVDLSLLRIVPGPSGVALIAVDDDGENSIVVAPGANAHFTELTEEDRSAIASAGVLLLQLEIPLATVIEAATVARAAGVQVLLNAAPAQSLPAELLAVTDMLIVNTLEAEILLGYADSSSRRSPSASARGMLAYGLLEEMRRLVPKVVLTAGADGAYYTDQKGGWLHVPTPRVEAVDTTAAGDAFVGALAVALSMGKQIGPALSWACAAGAICVTRAGAGGSLATFAEIDGLAAH; this is encoded by the coding sequence ATGAAGATCGTCGTAGTCGGGAGCACCAACCTCGACCTCGTTGCCACCACCCCGGCGCTGCCCCGCCCCGGCGAGACCGTGCTCGGGCACCGCTTCAGCACCGTGCCGGGCGGCAAGGGCGCCAACCAGGCGATCGCCGCCGCCCGGGCCGGTGCGGATGCGCTCTTCCTCGGCGCGGTCGGCGACGACCCCTTCGCCGACCAGCTCCGGGCCAACCTCGCCGAGGCGGGTGTCGACCTGTCGCTGCTGCGGATCGTGCCCGGCCCCAGCGGGGTCGCGCTGATCGCGGTCGACGACGACGGCGAGAACTCGATCGTCGTCGCGCCCGGCGCCAACGCGCACTTCACCGAGCTGACCGAGGAGGACCGCTCGGCGATCGCGAGCGCCGGAGTGCTCCTGCTCCAGCTGGAGATCCCGCTCGCGACGGTGATCGAGGCCGCGACCGTCGCCCGTGCCGCCGGGGTCCAGGTGCTGCTCAACGCAGCACCGGCCCAGTCGCTCCCGGCCGAACTGCTCGCCGTCACCGACATGCTCATCGTCAACACGCTCGAAGCCGAGATCCTCCTGGGGTACGCGGACAGCAGCTCTCGCCGCAGCCCCAGCGCGAGTGCCCGGGGGATGCTCGCCTACGGCCTGCTGGAGGAGATGCGCCGGCTCGTGCCGAAGGTCGTCCTCACCGCCGGTGCCGACGGTGCCTACTACACCGATCAGAAGGGCGGCTGGCTGCACGTGCCGACGCCCCGGGTGGAGGCGGTCGACACCACGGCCGCCGGTGACGCCTTCGTCGGCGCGCTCGCCGTGGCGCTGAGCATGGGCAAGCAGATCGGCCCGGCGCTGAGCTGGGCCTGCGCCGCCGGTGCCATCTGCGTGACCCGGGCGGGTGCGGGCGGCTCGCTGGCGACGTTTGCGGAGATCGACGGGCTCGCCGCCCACTAG
- a CDS encoding LacI family DNA-binding transcriptional regulator — MGRKRFRLGHDHGGRVTVRTVADIAGVSIASASRVLNGLGGSPELSARVRSAAERVGYVPNAIARSLQAQRTGLIGIAVPDIGNPIFIQMVRQAERVISDSGRQLLLHATKGDAAGEVELLRGLARRYVDGLILSTIKVTEAHHAILSQVAVPVVVTGQLLGDVPVDNVWADNTAGVQLAIEHFVQSGRRRIAFVNGPLDTIPGSVRDVAYRSSVAAAGLAVDDDLIENGDFTFAAGLDGTRRLLDRVRPDAILCGNDLIAAGTLHALLASGIRVPTEVAIIGMDNTALAELTFPRLTSVDLGGGERGRMAARMLLDRLETPDLPPRHESIVPFLAVRDTTVPNGDL; from the coding sequence ATGGGGCGTAAACGTTTCCGACTCGGACACGACCATGGCGGTCGCGTCACCGTTCGCACAGTCGCCGACATCGCCGGCGTCTCGATCGCGTCTGCCTCACGCGTCCTCAATGGACTCGGGGGCTCACCGGAGCTCTCCGCTCGCGTCCGTTCGGCGGCCGAGCGGGTGGGCTATGTGCCCAACGCCATCGCCCGATCGCTGCAGGCGCAGCGGACCGGGCTGATCGGCATCGCCGTGCCCGACATCGGCAACCCGATCTTCATCCAGATGGTCCGCCAGGCCGAGCGGGTCATCTCCGACTCCGGCCGCCAGCTGCTGCTGCACGCCACCAAGGGCGACGCCGCCGGTGAGGTGGAGCTGCTGCGCGGGCTCGCCCGCCGATACGTGGACGGGCTCATCCTCTCCACGATCAAGGTGACCGAGGCGCACCACGCGATTCTGTCGCAGGTGGCGGTACCCGTCGTCGTCACCGGGCAGCTGCTCGGCGATGTGCCGGTGGACAACGTGTGGGCGGACAACACCGCCGGTGTGCAGCTCGCGATCGAGCACTTCGTCCAGTCGGGGCGGCGGCGGATCGCCTTCGTCAACGGGCCGCTCGACACGATTCCGGGTTCGGTGCGCGATGTCGCCTACCGCTCGTCGGTCGCGGCGGCCGGGCTCGCGGTCGACGACGACCTCATCGAGAACGGCGACTTCACCTTCGCCGCCGGGCTCGACGGTACGCGTCGGCTGCTCGACCGGGTGCGCCCCGACGCGATCCTCTGCGGCAACGACCTCATCGCCGCCGGGACCCTGCACGCGCTGCTCGCCTCGGGCATCAGGGTGCCGACCGAGGTGGCGATCATCGGGATGGACAACACGGCGCTCGCCGAGCTGACCTTCCCCCGGCTGACCAGCGTCGACCTCGGCGGTGGCGAGCGGGGGCGGATGGCTGCGAGGATGCTGCTGGACCGGTTGGAGACGCCGGACCTGCCGCCCCGGCACGAGTCGATCGTGCCCTTCCTCGCCGTGCGCGACACCACGGTGCCCAACGGAGACCTATGA
- a CDS encoding ABC transporter ATP-binding protein: MADLDDRADLVIDADAISVLRSGKTLLRDVSWRVELDERWVVLGPNGAGKTTLLNIAAARTHPTSGTMHVLGERLGRTDMHELRTRVGLSTVALHDRIPGEESVRDVVVTAAWSVVGRFREEYDVHDLARADALLEQFGVAGLAERTYGTLSEGERKRVQIARALMTDPELLLLDEPAAGLDLGGREDLVQRLSALAEDPDAPALVLVTHHVEEIPPGFSHALLLRDGGVVAAGLLGDTITSEHLTATFGLPLRVTYDSGRFAARAA; this comes from the coding sequence GTGGCCGACCTGGATGACCGTGCTGACCTGGTGATCGATGCCGATGCGATCAGCGTCCTGCGCAGCGGAAAGACGCTGCTCCGGGACGTCTCGTGGCGGGTAGAACTAGACGAACGGTGGGTGGTACTCGGTCCGAACGGCGCGGGGAAGACCACGCTGCTCAATATCGCGGCCGCACGGACGCACCCGACCTCCGGCACCATGCACGTGCTCGGCGAGCGCCTCGGCCGCACCGACATGCACGAGCTGCGGACCCGGGTGGGCCTGTCCACCGTCGCGCTGCACGACCGGATCCCCGGCGAGGAGTCGGTCCGCGATGTCGTCGTCACCGCGGCCTGGTCGGTGGTCGGGCGCTTCCGCGAGGAGTACGACGTGCACGACCTCGCCCGGGCCGACGCGCTGCTGGAGCAGTTCGGTGTCGCCGGGCTCGCCGAGCGCACCTACGGCACGTTGTCGGAGGGCGAGCGCAAGCGCGTCCAGATCGCCCGCGCGCTGATGACCGACCCCGAGTTGCTGCTGCTCGACGAGCCGGCCGCCGGGCTGGACCTGGGCGGCCGGGAGGACCTGGTGCAGCGGCTCAGCGCGCTCGCCGAGGACCCCGACGCACCGGCCCTCGTGCTCGTCACCCACCACGTGGAGGAGATCCCGCCGGGCTTCAGCCACGCGCTGCTGCTCCGCGACGGCGGCGTGGTCGCGGCCGGGCTGCTCGGCGACACGATCACGAGCGAGCACCTCACCGCGACCTTCGGCCTGCCGCTGCGGGTCACCTACGACAGCGGCCGCTTCGCCGCCCGCGCCGCCTGA
- a CDS encoding ROK family transcriptional regulator has translation MSSARLPGTPRLLRALNDRAALELLLEFGPLTRSQLGERTGLSKVTASQLVERLEERGLVQRVGEQAGGRGPNAQLYAVTPSSAFVVGVDVGPDHVIAVCADITGAIVGRAEHSTHDTDDPVGVVHNAVLEAAAQGGASLADLRRIVLGTPGLVDPATGDIAFAWDLPRWHRGLLAALREDLIPDVFFENDVNLAALAESHDGAAKDVKDFVLVWVDRGVGLAIVLNGRLHRGSAGAAGEIGYLPVPGAELPRDVSKRGKGAFQQIAGADAVRQVAREHGFKGATAGDAVRAAIAAGTKGGPVLDELARRLALGVAAVGVVLDPPLIVLAGEVGWAGGTPLAERVQHEVAAITPVSPKVVVSAAAAEPVLRGALLTGLDAVRDQVFGSTVE, from the coding sequence ATGTCTTCCGCTCGCCTGCCCGGAACGCCGCGTTTGCTGCGCGCGCTCAATGACCGTGCCGCCCTGGAACTGCTGCTGGAGTTCGGCCCGCTCACCCGCTCGCAGCTGGGGGAGCGCACCGGGCTCTCGAAGGTCACCGCATCGCAGCTCGTCGAGCGGCTGGAGGAGCGTGGGCTGGTCCAGCGCGTCGGTGAGCAAGCCGGTGGGCGTGGGCCCAACGCCCAGCTCTATGCCGTGACTCCATCGAGCGCCTTCGTCGTCGGCGTTGACGTCGGGCCAGACCATGTTATCGCCGTCTGCGCCGACATCACGGGTGCGATCGTCGGCCGCGCCGAACACTCCACCCACGACACCGACGACCCGGTCGGCGTGGTGCACAACGCCGTCCTCGAAGCCGCAGCCCAGGGCGGTGCCAGCCTCGCCGATCTGCGGCGGATCGTGCTCGGTACGCCGGGCCTCGTCGACCCCGCGACCGGTGACATCGCCTTCGCCTGGGACCTGCCCCGCTGGCACCGGGGACTGCTCGCCGCCCTGCGCGAGGACCTCATCCCGGATGTCTTCTTCGAGAACGACGTCAACCTCGCCGCGCTCGCCGAGTCGCACGACGGCGCGGCCAAGGACGTCAAGGACTTCGTGCTCGTCTGGGTCGACCGCGGTGTCGGCCTCGCCATCGTGCTCAACGGCCGTCTGCACCGGGGCTCGGCCGGAGCGGCGGGTGAGATCGGCTACCTGCCGGTGCCCGGTGCCGAGCTGCCCCGCGATGTCAGCAAGCGCGGCAAGGGCGCCTTCCAGCAGATCGCCGGTGCCGACGCGGTCCGCCAGGTCGCCCGCGAGCACGGGTTCAAGGGCGCGACCGCCGGTGACGCGGTGCGGGCCGCCATCGCTGCGGGCACCAAGGGCGGTCCCGTCCTGGACGAGCTGGCCCGGCGGCTCGCGCTCGGTGTGGCCGCGGTCGGTGTCGTGCTCGACCCGCCGCTGATCGTGCTCGCCGGCGAGGTCGGCTGGGCCGGTGGCACGCCGCTCGCCGAGCGCGTCCAGCACGAGGTCGCGGCGATCACCCCGGTCTCGCCGAAGGTGGTCGTCTCGGCCGCTGCGGCGGAGCCGGTCCTGCGGGGAGCGCTGCTGACGGGCCTCGACGCGGTCCGCGACCAGGTCTTCGGCTCCACAGTGGAGTAA
- a CDS encoding ATP-binding cassette domain-containing protein, translating to MTVVIEISGLRKTFSSLRRGRQTALDGFDMAVEAGQVHGFLGPNGSGKTTTLRTLLGLVSADEGEMRILGKPSDEYAEVAHRVGAIVESPAFFGNFTGRRTLRLLATAGGVPPKMVDSALEQVGLRDRADDRVKTYSLGMKQRLAVASALLKSPELLILDEPANGLDPAGIHEMRTLVSGLAASGVTVLISSHILAEIELICDTVTIVSRGRRVVAGPVAEVLASHAKGEFRVGAADLPRTIDLLTAVGGSIVAGEGHIVVGGIADPARISEVLGKAGIWVTELTPITPDLESVFLDLTGTRPTPGVTRQVNDPPGTGQVIDISDETTTGESA from the coding sequence GTGACAGTCGTCATTGAGATTTCCGGGCTGCGCAAGACCTTCAGCAGCCTGCGCCGTGGCCGGCAGACCGCCCTCGACGGCTTCGACATGGCCGTCGAGGCCGGGCAGGTGCACGGCTTCCTCGGGCCCAACGGCTCCGGCAAGACCACCACCCTGCGTACGCTGTTGGGGCTGGTCAGCGCCGACGAAGGCGAGATGCGCATCCTCGGCAAACCCTCCGACGAGTACGCCGAGGTGGCCCACCGGGTCGGCGCGATCGTCGAGAGCCCCGCCTTCTTCGGCAACTTCACCGGTCGGCGGACCCTGCGACTGCTCGCGACCGCGGGCGGGGTGCCACCGAAGATGGTCGACTCGGCACTGGAACAGGTAGGCCTGCGCGATCGGGCCGACGACCGGGTCAAGACCTACTCGCTGGGCATGAAGCAGCGGCTCGCCGTGGCATCCGCCCTGCTCAAGTCGCCCGAGCTGCTGATCCTGGACGAGCCGGCCAACGGGCTCGACCCGGCCGGGATCCACGAGATGCGCACGCTCGTGAGCGGTCTCGCCGCGAGCGGTGTGACGGTGCTCATATCCAGCCACATCCTCGCCGAGATCGAACTGATCTGCGACACCGTGACGATCGTCTCGCGCGGGCGCAGGGTGGTCGCCGGTCCGGTGGCGGAGGTGCTGGCGAGCCACGCCAAGGGCGAGTTCCGGGTCGGCGCGGCCGACCTGCCCCGCACGATCGACCTGCTCACGGCGGTCGGCGGCAGCATCGTGGCGGGCGAGGGACACATCGTCGTCGGCGGCATCGCCGACCCGGCCCGGATCAGCGAGGTGCTCGGCAAGGCCGGGATCTGGGTCACCGAGCTCACGCCGATCACCCCCGACCTGGAGAGCGTCTTCCTCGACCTCACCGGCACCCGCCCGACGCCCGGCGTCACCCGCCAGGTCAACGACCCGCCCGGCACCGGGCAGGTCATCGACATCAGCGACGAGACCACCACCGGGGAGTCCGCGTGA
- a CDS encoding YccF domain-containing protein: MRTILNILWFIFGSGFLLAIGYGIAGIICCILIVTIPFGIASFRIAAYSLWPFGRQIVRKPSSGAGSTVGNVIWVIVAGWWLALGHIVTGVAQCITIIGIPFGIANFKLVPVSLWPLGQEIVDID, encoded by the coding sequence ATGCGAACGATCCTCAACATCCTGTGGTTCATCTTCGGCAGCGGTTTCCTGCTCGCCATCGGCTATGGCATCGCCGGGATCATCTGCTGCATCCTGATCGTCACCATCCCGTTCGGGATCGCGTCGTTCCGGATCGCCGCCTACTCGCTGTGGCCGTTCGGGCGGCAGATCGTCCGCAAGCCGAGCTCCGGCGCGGGGTCGACCGTCGGCAACGTGATCTGGGTGATCGTGGCCGGCTGGTGGCTCGCCCTCGGGCACATCGTCACCGGGGTCGCGCAGTGCATCACGATCATCGGCATCCCGTTCGGCATCGCCAACTTCAAGCTGGTGCCGGTCTCGCTCTGGCCGCTGGGCCAGGAGATCGTCGACATCGACTAG